One window of the Rhipicephalus sanguineus isolate Rsan-2018 chromosome 2, BIME_Rsan_1.4, whole genome shotgun sequence genome contains the following:
- the LOC119382652 gene encoding mitochondrial coenzyme A diphosphatase NUDT8: MAFQKHNAHFLAWSLNGLARLTNVRSSSAMTLDVTFFSEDRKKACMDSLMRSSEELSRMFRNVPTTLSAAVLVPFCFNRCGEPAVLLTLRSRSLSRHAGLISFPGGIADECDTSAAETALRETEEELGIPAANVDVWGSLHPLPSMGSTISVTPVVGFAKPSTPMSLIDELTVNEDEVEKVFMPTLLSLCDPRGWEYTYLKYPGVPDHASPVFALNGDEKIWGLTARILHLCMACILPELYCRNYPGNLLNVTDNGSKL; the protein is encoded by the coding sequence ATGGCTTTTCAGAAACACAACGCGCACTTTCTTGCGTGGTCGTTGAACGGGTTGGCTAGGCTtacaaatgttcgaagcagcagCGCTATGACACTCGACGTGACGTTCTTCAGCGAAGACCGGAAGAAAGCCTGCATGGATTCTTTAATGAGATCGTCGGAAGAACTCAGTCGCATGTTCCGTAACGTTCCTACGACGCTGTCGGCCGCCGTGTTGGTTCCGTTCTGCTTCAACCGCTGTGGTGAGCCCGCCGTGCTGCTGACATTAAGGTCACGGAGCCTCTCCAGACACGCCGGACTTATTAGCTTTCCCGGAGGCATCGCCGACGAATGCGACACGTCGGCCGCGGAAACGGCACTTCGAGAAACCGAAGAAGAGCTGGGGATACCGGCTGCAAACGTTGACGTGTGGGGCTCTCTGCACCCGCTCCCTTCTATGGGTTCCACAATTTCGGTCACACCCGTCGTCGGGTTTGCGAAGCCCTCAACGCCCATGTCGCTGATTGACGAACTCACGGTGAACGAAGACGAAGTGGAGAAAGTGTTTATGCCAACTTTACTAAGCTTGTGCGACCCGCGCGGTTGGGAGTACACATACTTGAAGTACCCCGGTGTACCGGACCATGCGTCGCCAGTTTTTGCCCTCAACGGTGATGAAAAAATTTGGGGACTAACTGCTAGGATATTGCATCTGTGTATGGCCTGTATTTTACCAGAACTGTACTGCAGAAATTACCCAGGGAACCTGCTAAACGTGACTGATAACGGCAGTAAGCTGTAA